A genomic region of Desulfocurvibacter africanus subsp. africanus DSM 2603 contains the following coding sequences:
- a CDS encoding protein kinase domain-containing protein: MRTIGKYEILGLLGAGGMGRVYKVRLPVAGRIVALKLCRPREELEYILGPAEIEERFLAEVRVLGSIRDKHVVGVLDFDRDQAGRPFFVMDYYCMNLGLLLGERYESGPARRLTVDKAARYGRQALLGLARLHWEGVVHRDVKPFNILVTPEDTVKLIDFGLSRVRGEGRSQPGGLKIGTPYYTAPEQEDSPEEADERSDLFSMGVVLWRMLTGELPDDASGHVSAQESERRRPSEINSLLGQEWDDFLLRATNPDRARRFDSALSMCAALDATHAAWRERLSASCRLDEHTVTPRAATARPRSAPLRVRVAEAESVFALDSLSRPKNYTSGKMFAEPQGLSVEHPATGLVWERAGSPYPLQWEEALEYVEELNDVRFAGFADWRLPTVDELLTILAPAGEWGDYCVQPLFDTAQRRLWSADRATFVSAWCADVELGFVTAQDFTCFFHARAVRGGT, from the coding sequence ATGCGAACTATCGGCAAATACGAAATCCTGGGTCTGCTCGGCGCGGGCGGCATGGGCCGGGTGTACAAGGTGCGCCTGCCCGTGGCCGGACGCATCGTGGCCCTCAAGCTGTGCCGGCCGCGCGAGGAGCTGGAGTACATCCTGGGGCCGGCGGAGATCGAGGAGCGCTTCCTGGCCGAGGTGCGCGTGCTGGGCTCCATCCGCGACAAGCATGTGGTGGGCGTGCTGGATTTCGATCGTGACCAGGCCGGCCGGCCCTTTTTCGTCATGGATTATTACTGCATGAACCTGGGCCTGCTGCTGGGCGAGCGCTACGAGTCAGGCCCGGCCCGGCGGCTAACCGTGGACAAGGCCGCGCGCTACGGCCGGCAGGCCCTGCTGGGCCTTGCGCGGCTGCACTGGGAAGGCGTGGTGCACCGGGACGTGAAGCCCTTCAACATTCTCGTCACGCCCGAGGATACGGTGAAACTCATCGACTTCGGCCTGTCGCGCGTGCGTGGCGAGGGCCGCAGTCAGCCCGGCGGCCTCAAAATCGGCACGCCCTATTACACGGCTCCCGAGCAGGAGGATTCGCCCGAGGAAGCCGACGAGCGTTCGGACCTGTTCTCCATGGGCGTGGTCTTGTGGCGCATGCTCACGGGCGAGCTGCCCGACGACGCGTCAGGCCACGTTTCCGCGCAGGAAAGCGAACGCAGGCGGCCAAGCGAGATCAATTCGCTGCTGGGCCAAGAGTGGGACGATTTCCTCCTGCGCGCCACAAACCCGGACCGGGCGCGACGTTTCGACAGCGCCTTAAGCATGTGCGCGGCCTTGGATGCGACACACGCGGCCTGGCGCGAGCGGCTGTCCGCGTCCTGCCGCCTGGACGAGCACACGGTCACGCCGCGCGCGGCTACGGCCCGGCCTCGGTCCGCTCCGCTCAGGGTGCGCGTGGCCGAAGCTGAAAGCGTTTTCGCGTTGGACAGCCTGAGCCGGCCCAAGAACTACACGTCTGGAAAGATGTTCGCTGAACCGCAGGGCTTGAGCGTGGAGCACCCGGCCACGGGCCTTGTCTGGGAGCGTGCAGGCTCTCCCTACCCGCTACAGTGGGAGGAGGCCCTGGAATATGTGGAGGAATTGAACGACGTGCGCTTTGCTGGCTTTGCCGACTGGCGGCTGCCCACGGTGGACGAGCTGCTGACCATCCTGGCTCCGGCCGGCGAATGGGGCGACTACTGCGTGCAGCCGCTGTTCGATACTGCCCAGCGCAGGCTGTGGAGCGCGGACCGGGCCACCTTCGTCTCGGCCTGGTGCGCCGATGTGGAGCTGGGCTTCGTCACGGCCCAGGACTTCACCTGCTTTTTTCACGCGAGGGCCGTACGCGGAGGAACGTAA
- a CDS encoding sensor histidine kinase codes for MPVRLLHSTTFRFSLLYMLLFGASVLMLLGYIYWTTAGFMERQTDETIAAEVLSLSEQYRLLGLGGIQRSIAKRLSAETGHDSFYLLADNNLRLLAGNLPSDALREIVPIINERNWLTASFRIGRRHVPIRFHLVALPGNYTLMVGRDITDLRLIQTLIIDSLIWGLAMTMILGLVGGLVMSRGLLSRLESINRTSRGIMEGELSRRVPTDGSGDEFDQLALNLNRMLDQIEVLLASIRQVSDNIAHDLRTPLNRLRSRLEVVLLEERDQQTYREALERTIAETEDILGTFNALLRIAQAEAGTSREDSQLLDMACIVGDAVELYAPLAEEQGLALRTELSSGLTVRGNRHLLSQAVANLLDNAIKYTPEGGEVLVSLTKDGNGCLLSVADTGPGVPEAERGKVLTRFYRLEHSRSTPGSGLGLSLVAAVARLHKASLSLADNRPGEPAPGLRVDLFFPNCV; via the coding sequence ATGCCCGTTAGGCTCCTGCACTCCACGACTTTCCGCTTCTCGCTTCTGTACATGCTCCTGTTCGGCGCTTCGGTGCTCATGCTGCTCGGCTACATCTACTGGACCACCGCCGGGTTCATGGAGCGCCAGACCGACGAGACCATAGCGGCCGAGGTGCTGTCCCTGTCCGAGCAGTATCGGCTGTTGGGCCTGGGCGGCATTCAGCGCAGCATCGCCAAGCGCCTGTCCGCCGAGACCGGGCACGACAGCTTTTATCTGCTGGCGGACAACAACCTGCGGCTCCTGGCCGGCAACCTACCCAGCGACGCACTGCGCGAGATTGTGCCCATCATCAACGAGCGCAACTGGCTCACGGCGTCGTTCAGGATCGGCCGCAGGCATGTCCCCATCCGTTTTCACCTGGTCGCGCTGCCCGGAAATTACACACTCATGGTCGGCCGCGACATCACGGATCTGCGTCTGATCCAGACCCTCATCATCGACTCCCTGATATGGGGTTTGGCCATGACCATGATCCTGGGCCTGGTCGGCGGTCTGGTCATGAGCCGGGGCTTGCTGAGCCGCCTGGAGAGCATCAACCGCACCAGCCGCGGGATCATGGAAGGCGAGTTGTCCCGGCGCGTGCCCACGGACGGTTCGGGCGACGAGTTCGACCAGCTGGCCTTGAACCTGAATCGCATGCTCGACCAGATAGAAGTCCTGCTGGCGTCCATCCGCCAGGTCAGCGACAATATCGCCCACGATCTGCGCACGCCGCTCAACCGCCTGCGCAGCCGCCTGGAAGTGGTGCTGCTGGAGGAGCGCGACCAGCAGACCTACCGCGAAGCCCTGGAGCGCACCATCGCCGAGACCGAAGACATCCTGGGCACGTTCAACGCGCTCCTGCGCATCGCTCAGGCCGAGGCCGGCACGAGCCGCGAGGATTCCCAGCTCCTGGACATGGCATGCATAGTCGGGGACGCGGTGGAGCTGTATGCGCCTCTGGCCGAGGAACAGGGCCTGGCCCTGCGCACGGAGCTCTCTTCGGGTCTCACGGTGCGCGGCAACAGACATCTTCTGTCGCAGGCCGTGGCCAACCTGCTGGACAACGCCATCAAGTACACCCCCGAGGGCGGCGAGGTGCTCGTGTCTTTGACCAAGGACGGCAACGGCTGTCTTCTGAGCGTGGCCGACACCGGCCCGGGTGTGCCCGAAGCCGAACGCGGCAAGGTGCTCACGCGCTTCTACCGCCTGGAGCACAGCCGCAGCACGCCCGGCAGCGGCCTGGGTCTGAGCCTGGTGGCGGCCGTGGCCAGACTGCACAAGGCTTCGCTGTCTCTTGCGGACAACCGTCCGGGCGAGCCTGCCCCTGGACTGCGCGTGGATCTGTTCTTTCCGAACTGCGTCTAG
- a CDS encoding response regulator transcription factor, which translates to MRILVIEDDLEAASYMLKGLRESGHVVEHAADGKDGLYMAAAGSYDAMVVDRMLPGVDGLTIVKTLRSTGNATPVLFLSAMGEVDDRVRGLKAGGDDYLTKPYAFAELLARLEALDRRAGAVTGGTMLKVADLEMDLVGRSVRRAGRSIELQPKEFALLEYLMRHAGQVVTRTMLLENVWDYSFDPQTNVIDVHISRLRQKIDKDFDRPLLHTVRGSGYSLRDAR; encoded by the coding sequence ATGCGCATTCTGGTGATCGAGGATGACCTGGAGGCCGCCTCCTACATGCTCAAGGGCCTGCGGGAGAGCGGCCATGTGGTGGAGCACGCGGCCGACGGCAAGGACGGTCTGTACATGGCCGCCGCCGGAAGCTACGACGCCATGGTCGTTGACCGTATGCTGCCGGGCGTGGACGGGCTGACCATCGTCAAGACGTTGCGTTCGACCGGCAACGCCACGCCCGTGCTGTTCCTTTCGGCCATGGGCGAGGTGGACGACCGCGTGCGCGGTCTCAAGGCCGGCGGCGACGACTACCTGACCAAGCCGTATGCCTTTGCCGAGCTGCTGGCGCGACTGGAGGCCCTGGACCGCCGCGCCGGGGCCGTGACCGGCGGCACCATGCTCAAGGTCGCTGACCTGGAAATGGACCTGGTGGGACGCAGCGTGCGCCGCGCGGGCCGGAGCATAGAGCTGCAGCCCAAAGAGTTCGCCCTGCTTGAATACCTCATGCGCCACGCCGGACAGGTGGTCACGCGCACCATGCTCCTGGAAAACGTCTGGGACTACAGCTTCGACCCGCAGACAAACGTCATCGACGTGCACATCAGCCGCCTGCGCCAAAAGATAGACAAAGATTTCGACCGCCCGCTCCTGCACACCGTGCGCGGCTCGGGTTACTCCCTGCGTGATGCCCGTTAG
- a CDS encoding sensor histidine kinase codes for MIKKFLAAFSLGLLLLAVILGLVGYRTNRVLEATVTELFNRQQLILARQIAHDIRNHFSFLETSLLTLDSLRPSGITGLAGAKDMDRVFQLLAGWNIEALGHAPLNGSGALAVTADGIVHGQELTTILAGSRAWVNSQTDGNTVYIGPDIVPQDGPFAGRHIVVMAARTSGNPDAPSSGLDFLVIDALAVAQRYAREIRSGETGYAWVINHDGIFLSHYEDRFLGQSAFSVRGERNPQISYSRINELMAEKLLKGEEGMDWYVSGWHRGITAEMEKLLAYSPVHYAGREHPELLWSVGLTAPTTEVFGILRPFLLQQWFVTAVSVLLALSVLAAVIYLSLRWAELLHREVDQKTADLRVERDKVQESMTRLLEAQEHLVRSERFAAVGEAASHLAHEIKNPLLLMGGFAAQVRRDLAGVDPQAEKLRGKLQIIEDEAKRLETLLREVSGFTKPCKPDLIPQDINQAVLDTVRLVESDFSERGIECVLELSHDLPAVPFDKNQIQQVLLNLAKNAGEAMPSGGKIHFRSWRQGETVMVSVQDTGMGMPSEVLERIFSPFFTTKAKGTGLGLAVSFRIMEDHGGDIGATSTPGQGSTFVLTLPLAPSTIAVLK; via the coding sequence GTGATCAAGAAGTTCCTAGCCGCCTTCTCCTTGGGATTGCTCCTGCTGGCCGTCATTCTCGGCCTGGTCGGCTACCGGACCAACCGCGTGCTGGAGGCCACGGTCACGGAGCTGTTCAACCGGCAGCAGCTCATCCTTGCCCGACAAATCGCCCACGACATCCGCAACCACTTCAGTTTCCTGGAAACGAGCCTGTTGACCCTGGACTCGCTCAGGCCTTCCGGGATTACCGGCCTAGCTGGGGCCAAGGATATGGATCGTGTGTTCCAGCTCTTGGCGGGCTGGAATATCGAGGCCCTCGGTCACGCGCCCCTGAATGGTTCTGGGGCCTTGGCCGTCACGGCCGACGGTATTGTGCACGGCCAGGAACTCACGACCATACTAGCCGGCAGCCGAGCTTGGGTAAACTCCCAGACCGATGGAAACACGGTCTACATCGGGCCAGACATCGTTCCGCAAGATGGCCCGTTCGCAGGGCGGCACATCGTGGTCATGGCCGCGCGGACGTCCGGGAATCCGGATGCGCCGAGTTCAGGGCTGGACTTCCTCGTGATCGACGCCCTGGCCGTGGCCCAGCGCTATGCGCGCGAGATACGTTCGGGCGAAACCGGCTATGCCTGGGTGATCAACCACGACGGAATCTTCCTGAGCCACTACGAGGACAGATTCCTGGGCCAGAGCGCCTTCAGCGTGCGCGGGGAGCGCAACCCCCAGATATCTTACAGCCGAATCAACGAGCTCATGGCCGAGAAGCTGCTCAAGGGCGAAGAGGGCATGGACTGGTACGTCTCGGGCTGGCACCGGGGGATAACCGCCGAGATGGAGAAGCTCCTGGCCTACTCGCCGGTCCATTATGCCGGACGGGAGCACCCCGAGCTGCTGTGGTCCGTGGGCCTGACTGCGCCCACGACCGAGGTCTTCGGCATCCTGCGCCCGTTCCTGCTGCAGCAGTGGTTTGTTACGGCCGTGTCGGTGCTGCTGGCGCTGTCGGTGCTGGCGGCTGTCATATACCTGTCCCTGCGCTGGGCCGAACTGTTGCACCGCGAGGTGGACCAAAAAACCGCCGATCTGCGCGTGGAGCGGGATAAGGTTCAGGAAAGCATGACCAGGCTCCTTGAGGCCCAGGAACACCTGGTGCGCTCCGAGCGTTTTGCCGCCGTGGGCGAAGCTGCTTCCCACTTGGCCCACGAGATCAAGAACCCGCTGCTGCTCATGGGCGGTTTCGCGGCCCAGGTGCGCAGGGACCTAGCCGGGGTAGATCCCCAGGCCGAGAAGCTGCGCGGCAAGCTGCAGATCATCGAGGACGAGGCCAAGCGGCTGGAAACCCTGCTGCGCGAGGTCTCGGGCTTCACCAAACCCTGCAAGCCCGACCTCATCCCCCAGGACATCAACCAAGCCGTGCTGGATACCGTGCGGCTGGTGGAGAGCGATTTTTCCGAGCGCGGCATCGAATGCGTCCTGGAGCTGAGCCATGACCTGCCGGCAGTCCCTTTCGACAAGAACCAGATTCAACAGGTGCTGCTCAACTTGGCCAAGAACGCGGGCGAAGCCATGCCCTCCGGAGGAAAAATCCATTTCCGCTCCTGGCGTCAAGGCGAAACGGTCATGGTTTCCGTGCAGGATACGGGCATGGGCATGCCCTCGGAAGTCCTGGAACGCATTTTCAGCCCCTTCTTCACCACCAAGGCGAAAGGCACGGGCCTCGGGCTGGCCGTCTCCTTCCGAATCATGGAGGACCATGGCGGCGACATCGGAGCGACAAGCACTCCTGGCCAGGGCAGCACCTTCGTGCTCACATTGCCTCTTGCCCCTTCCACCATTGCGGTCTTAAAATAA